One region of Camelina sativa cultivar DH55 chromosome 6, Cs, whole genome shotgun sequence genomic DNA includes:
- the LOC104793140 gene encoding squamosa promoter-binding-like protein 9, whose translation MEMGSNSGPGLGPGQAESGGSSTESSSFSGGLMFGQKIYFEDGGRGSGSSSSGGGSNRRVRGGGSGQSGQIPRCQVEGCGTDLTNAKGYYSRHRVCGMHSKTPKVIVGGLEQRFCQQCSRFHQLPEFDLEKRSCRRRLAGHNERRRKPQPASLSVLSSRYGRIAPSLYGNADAGMNGSFLGNQEMGWTSTRTLDTRVIRRPVSAPSWQINPMNVFSQGSVGGGGSSFSSPEIRDTKLESYKGMGDSNCALSLLSNPHQPQDNNNNNTWRASSGFCPMTVTMAQPPPAPSQHQYLNPPWVFKDDDNDMSPVLNLGRFTEPDNCQISNGTTTIGDQFELSDHHHQSRRQYIEDENTRAYDSSSHHNNWSL comes from the exons atggagatgGGTTCCAACTCGGGTCCGGGTTTAGGTCCGGGTCAGGCAGAGTCCGGTGGTTCCTCCACTGAGTCATCCTCTTTCAGTGGAGGGCTCATGTTTGGCCAGAAGATCTACTTCGAGGACGGTGGACGTGGATCCGGGTCTTCTTCCTCTGGTGGTGGGTCAAACAGACGTGTCCGTGGAGGAGGGTCAGGCCAGTCGGGTCAGATACCAAGGTGCCAAGTGGAAGGTTGTGGAACGGATCTAACCAACGCAAAAGGTTATTACTCGAGGCACAGAGTTTGTGGAATGCACTCTAAAACACCCAAAGTCATTGTTGGTGGTCTCGAACAGAGGTTTTGTCAACAGTGCAGCAG GTTTCATCAGCTTCCTGAGTTTGACCTAGAGAAAAGGAGTTGTCGTAGGAGACTCGCTGGCCATAATGAGCGACGGAGGAAGCCACAGCCTGCGTCTCTCTCTGTGCTGTCTTCTCGTTACGGGAGGATTGCACCATCACTTTACg GGAACGCTGATGCTGGAATGAATGGAAGCTTTCTTGGGAACCAAGAAATGGGATGGACAAGTACAAGAACATTGGATACAAGAGTGATTAGACGTCCTGTGTCAGCACCGTCGTGGCAGATCAATCCGATGAATGTATTTAGCCAAGGTTCAGTTGGTGGAGGAGGGTCAAGCTTCTCATCTCCAGAGATTAGGGACACTAAACTAGAGAGCTACAAGGGAATGGGCGACTCAAACtgtgctctctctcttctgtcaAATCCACATCAGCCAcaggacaacaacaacaacaacacatggCGAGCTTCTTCAGGTTTTTGCCCGATGACAGTTACAATGGCTCAGCCACCACCTGCACCTAGCCAGCATCAGTATCTAAACCCGCCTTGGGTATTCAAGGATGATGACAATGACATGTCACCTGTTTTGAATTTAGGTCGGTTCACCGAGCCAGATAATTGTCAGATAAGCAATGGCACGACGACAATAGGTGATCAGTTCGAGTTATCTGATCACCATCATCAAAGTAGGAGACAGTACATAGAAGATGAGAACACAAGGGCTTATGACTCTTCTTCTCACCATAATAACTGGTCTCTCTGA
- the LOC104793141 gene encoding outer envelope pore protein 16-3, chloroplastic/mitochondrial: protein MDPAEMRYLEEEDGPMMKTMKGSVTGFGAGMIYGTILATWKDVPRVERNVALPGLIRTLKMMGTHGLTFAAIGGVYIGVEQLVQNFRCKRDFFNGAIGGFAAGASVLGYRARSIPTAIAAGATLAITSALIDSGGQTTRVDTGREYYPYTVEKRAEADS from the exons ATGGATCCAGCTGAAATGAGATATCTGGAAGAAGAGGATGGTCCGATGATGAAGACAATGAAAGGTAGTGTCACTGGTTTTGGTGCTGGGATGATTTACGGAACCATTTTAGCGACTTGGAAAGATGTTCCAAGAGTGGAGAGAAATGTGGCTCTTCCAGGGCTTATCAGAACATTGAAGATGATGGGAACCCACGGGCTGACTTTTGCTGCCATTGGAGGTGTTTACATCGGTGTTGAACAGCTGGTTCAGAACTTTAGGTGCAAGAGGGATTTTTTCAATGGTGCTATTGGTGGTTTTGCTGCTGGAGCTTCTGTGCTTGGTTATAGAG CAAGGAGCATCCCAACAGCTATAGCTGCAGGTGCAACTCTGGCTATTACCTCTGCTCTGATTGACTCTGGAGGTCAGACCACAAGAGTAGACACTGGCAGAGAGTACTATCCTTACACCGTAGAGAAAAGAGCTGAAGCTGATTCCTGA
- the LOC104793137 gene encoding uncharacterized protein LOC104793137, with product MQLKRSSSSSPSMKLKTLFLNLITHSLYRLLRYLSRAKSILIEISKHNKKRLFMMMFYSTKSSINQHNIFFGSSNIVPDPEPFPLSLHGHEDEEDNHESQYLEWLEERVDGNININGGHSNEEGDVGDDDIDHLADMFIARCHEKFLLEKVESYRRFQEMLARSL from the coding sequence ATGCAGCTCAAGaggtcttcatcttcttcaccctcCATGAAACTCAAAACCCTATTCTTAAACCTTATCACGCACTCTCTTTATCGTCTTTTACGGTATCTCTCCAGAGCCAAATCCATTCTTATCGAGATATCTAAACACAACAAGAAGAGGTTGTTCATGATGATGTTTTATTCGACAAAGTCATCCATAAATCAACACAACATCTTCTTCGGATCCTCCAATATAGTCCCTGACCCTGAACCTTTCCCATTATCTCTTCATGgtcatgaagatgaagaagataatcaTGAGTCTCAGTACCTCGAGTGGCTAGAAGAGAGGGTTGATGGGAACATTAACATTAATGGCGGTCATAGTAATGAGGAGGGAGatgttggtgatgatgatattgatCATTTGGCAGATATGTTCATCGCGAGGTGTCATGAGAAGTTTTTGCTGGAGAAGGTTGAATCTTACAGAAGATTCCAAGAAATGCTGGCGAGGAGTTTGTGA
- the LOC104793135 gene encoding BRCA1-associated protein-like, which translates to MFILRVHSVDLERPISIEEEDTGFTYASKRAQPPLKLIQPSSLKITQRKGLIHLYRNSSHSSLPNLSSRSTTLFIVAVPNYFSSLDFIRFCDSRIANVSEILFIRNDGMEDRYSVLVTLTDQSAADGFHSDLNGKKFAPSEAEVCHILYVISVEHTEFGEVAAEAPAGFTELPTCPICLERLDPDTSGIVSTLCDHSFQCSCTSKWTYLSCQVCRLCQQPDEILSCSICGKTENVWACLVCGFLGCGRYKEGHSIRHWKETHHCYSLDLRTQQIWDYVGDSYVHRLNHSRIDGKSVEMNTRCLSHEGECGLCECSEDTGISGAIYNSKVDSIVSEYNDLLASQLKGQRQYYESLIVEARSKQEANIAEAVEQIVVNKMHELQKEIEKCEEEKIGITEVNKKLIKEQDTWRKKAKEIEERGAVLLGSKDEMIVDLGEQIRDITFFIEAQKTVKKMSSDSDGIREGTVLPVPVKDEPVSSVRRQKKSNRRK; encoded by the exons ATGTTCATCCTCAGAGTTCATTCAGTTGACTTGGAGCGACCAATctccattgaagaagaagacacaggTTTCACCTACGCATCGAAGAGAGCTCAGCCTCCTCTTAAACTCATACAACCATCATCTCTCAAAATCACCCAACGCAAAGGTCTGATCCATCTCTACCGGAACTCTTCTCACAGCTCCCTCCCTAACCTTAGCTCCCGATCCACCACTCTCTTCATCGTCGCTGTTCCCAATTACTTTTCCTCCCTCGATTTCATCCGATTCTGCGATTCCCGCATCGCTAATGTCTCCGAGATCCTCTTCATCAG GAACGATGGAATGGAAGATCGATATAGTGTTCTTGTCACGCTTACTGATCAATCTGCAGCAGATGGATTCCACAGTGATCTGAATGGGAAAAAATTTGCACCTTCTGAG GCTGAGGTTTGCCACATTCTTTATGTGATTTCGGTGGAACACACGGAATTTGGTGAGGTTGCTGCAGAAGCACCTGCTGGATTTACAGAGTTACCTACTTGCCCAATATGTCTTG AGAGACTAGATCCCGACACCAGTGGTATAGTCAGCACTCTTTGTGATCACTCGTTTCAGTGTTCTTGCACTTCTAAATGGACTTATCTGTCCTGTCAG GTTTGTCGATTGTGTCAACAACCAGATGAGATATTAAGCTGTTCTATATGTGGGAAAACAGAGAACGTTTGGGCATGCCTTGTCTGTGGCTTCTTAGGTTGTGGAAG ATACAAGGAAGGGCATTCAATCAGGCACTGGAAAGAAACGCATCACTGCTATTCTCTTGATTTGCGAACACAACAAATCTGGGATTATGTTGGTGATAGCTATGTTCATCGGTTAAACCATTCAAGAATTGATGGAAAGTCAGTAGAGATGAACACCCGTTGTCTATCACATGAAGGGGAGTGTGGTCTCTGTGAGTGTAGTGAGGATACAGGAATTAGCGGAGCCATCTACAACAGCAAAGTTGATTCA ATTGTAAGCGAGTATAATGACCTTCTTGCAAGTCAACTGAAGGGACAGCGACAG TACTATGAATCTCTCATTGTTGAGGCGAGAAGCAAGCAGGAAGCTAACATCGCCGAAGCAGTTGAGCAGATTGTTGTGAACAAGATGCATGAGCTTCAGAAAGAGATTGAAAAATGTGAAGAGGAAAAAATTGGTATCACGGAG GTtaataaaaaacttataaaagagCAGGATACTTGGCGGAAGAAGGCCAAGGAGATAGAAGAGAGGGGAGCTGTATTGCTAGGatcaaaagatgagatgatAGTTGATCTTGGAGAACAG ATAAGAGATATTACATTTTTCATTGAAGCCCAGAAAACCGTAAAGAAGATGTCATCTGATTCGGATGGTATACGGGAAGGAACCGTCTTACCAGTGCCTGTCAAAGATGAGCCAGTTTCCTCAGTTAGAAGGCAGAAGAAGTCAAACCGGAGAAAGTAA
- the LOC104793138 gene encoding protein pxr1-like yields MRRGRGKGKKQNASAREDRGSGEEEKIPAYRRRGRPQKPMKDDFEEEEEEEEEVEEMVVEKIEDDEEEETDDGSVTSKDLKKEKRRKISNGGNTDVTEEENGLGSKSSTDDSMKSTTSIGFRQNGSRRKSKPRRAAEAVVECNGV; encoded by the coding sequence ATGAGAAGAGGTAGAGGGAAAGGGAAGAAGCAGAATGCATCTGCTCGGGAAGATCGTGGGAgcggtgaagaagagaagattccAGCTTACAGGAGAAGAGGAAGGCCACAGAAGCCGATGAAAGATGACTtcgaagaagaggaggaagaagaagaagaagttgaagagatGGTGGTAGAGAagatagaagatgatgaagaagaagaaactgatgatggTTCTGTAACGAGTAAAGatttgaagaaggagaaaaggagGAAGATATCTAATGGAGGCAATACAGATGTAACTGAAGAAGAGAATGGGTTAGGATCAAAGTCAAGCACTGATGATTCCATGAAATCTACTACGTCTATTGGCTTTAGACAAAATGGAAGCCGGAGAAAAAGCAAACCGAGACGAGCTGCTGAAGCTGTTGTAGAATGTAATGGAGTTTGA
- the LOC104793143 gene encoding rhodanese-like domain-containing protein 9, chloroplastic — translation MAGIISPSPTALYFTSNFGGKRLKAVSWAGKSVSGKVIRRRNLRIAAEVKFVNAEEAKKLIAEEGYSVVDVRDKTQFERAHIKSCSHVPLFIYNEDNDIGTIIKRTVHNNFSGLFFGLPFTKMNPDFLKSVRNEFSQDSKLLLVCQEGLRSAAAASRLEEAGYENIACVTSGLQSVKPGTFESVGSTELRNAGKAGLITIQGQISAVLGTVLVCAYLFIQFFPDQAEKLFPPTS, via the exons ATGGCAGGGATCATAAGCCCTAGCCCTACGGCTCTTTATTTTACCAG TAATTTTGGTGGAAAGCGATTGAAAGCGGTGAGCTGGGCGGGAAAGAGTGTCTCCGGGAAGGTAATCCGCCGGAGAAACTTGAGAATTGCGGCGGAGGTGAAATTCGTGAAtgcagaagaagcaaagaagctGATAGCCGAAGAAGGTTACTCTGTTGTGGATGTAAGAGACAAGACTCAATTCGAGAGAGCTCATATAAAATCTTGCTCCCATGTCCCTCTCTTCATTTACAACGAAGACAACGATATTG GCACGATAATTAAGAGGACCGTGCACAACAATTTCTCAGGACTATTCTTTGGTTTGCCTTTTACTAAAATGAATCCGGACTTCCTTAAGTCCGTTAGAAACGAGTTTTCTCAGGACAGCAAACTTTTACTTGTTTGTCAAGAAGGTCTCAG ATCTGCAGCTGCAGCTAGTAGATTGGAGGAAGCAGGTTACGAAAACATAGCTTGTGTAACATCAGGGCTACAATCTGTAAAACCAG GGACATTTGAGTCGGTTGGTTCAACCGAGTTGCGGAATGCTGGCAAAGCAGGGCTTATTACAATTCAAGGCCAGATCTCTGCAGTCTTAGGAACAGTGCTCGTCT GTGCTTATTTGTTCATACAGTTCTTCCCAGACCAAGCAGAGAAGCTGTTTCCTCCAACAAGCTAA